A region of Clostridium acetobutylicum ATCC 824 DNA encodes the following proteins:
- a CDS encoding ABC-F family ATP-binding cassette domain-containing protein, with translation MLTVNNVSLRYGGRKLFEDVNLKFTPGNCYGIIGANGAGKSTFLKILSGEIEPNTGDVSVDSNTRISVLKQDHFQYDEYEVLETVIMGNERLYSIMKEKDALYAKPDFSEEDGIKASTLEGEFAELNGWEAESEAATLLQGLGISTELHSKKMSELIGGEKVKVLLAQALFGNPGILLLDEPTNHLDIKSIAWLEEFLIDFEGTVIVVSHDRHFLNKVCTMIADVDYGKITLYVGNYDFWYKSSTLALEMTKDQNKKKEEKIKELKDFIARFSANASKSKQATSRKKMLDKLNLEDIKPSNRKYPFIGFKPEREPGNDILTVENLSKTIDGEKVLNNVSFIVSKDDKIALVGDNEIAQTTLFKILSGEMEPDSGSYKWGITITNAYFPKDNSEYFNDCDLSLVDWLRQYSEEKSETYIRGFLGRMLFSGEEALKKASVLSGGEKVRCMLAKTMLTNANFLMFDQPTNHLDLESITALNNGLTNYKSNLMFTSHDHEFIQTIANRIIEITNDGIIDRKCTYDEYLEIQ, from the coding sequence GTGTTAACTGTAAATAATGTAAGTTTAAGATATGGTGGCAGAAAACTCTTTGAAGACGTAAATTTAAAATTCACCCCAGGTAACTGTTACGGAATAATTGGAGCAAATGGAGCTGGAAAAAGTACTTTCTTAAAGATATTATCCGGAGAAATTGAGCCAAACACAGGAGATGTTTCAGTAGATAGCAATACTAGAATCTCCGTTTTAAAGCAGGATCACTTTCAATATGATGAATATGAAGTTTTAGAAACTGTAATAATGGGAAATGAACGCCTTTACTCAATCATGAAGGAAAAGGACGCTTTATACGCTAAGCCAGATTTTAGCGAAGAAGATGGTATCAAAGCCTCTACACTAGAAGGAGAATTTGCAGAGCTAAATGGATGGGAAGCAGAATCTGAAGCTGCTACACTTCTTCAAGGTCTAGGCATTTCAACTGAACTTCACAGCAAAAAAATGTCAGAATTAATTGGTGGAGAAAAGGTTAAGGTGCTTTTAGCACAAGCTCTTTTCGGTAATCCTGGAATATTACTTCTAGATGAGCCTACTAACCATCTTGACATAAAATCAATTGCTTGGCTTGAGGAATTTTTAATAGATTTTGAAGGAACTGTCATAGTAGTATCCCATGATAGACATTTCCTTAATAAAGTTTGTACCATGATAGCCGATGTAGACTATGGAAAAATAACTTTATATGTTGGAAACTATGATTTCTGGTATAAATCAAGTACTCTCGCTCTTGAAATGACAAAGGATCAAAATAAGAAAAAAGAAGAAAAAATTAAAGAATTAAAAGACTTCATAGCTAGATTTAGTGCAAATGCTTCAAAATCAAAGCAAGCTACTTCACGTAAAAAAATGCTTGATAAACTAAATCTTGAAGACATCAAACCATCAAATAGAAAATATCCTTTTATAGGTTTTAAACCAGAAAGAGAACCAGGAAATGATATTTTAACTGTTGAGAATCTTTCAAAGACAATTGATGGAGAAAAAGTTTTAAATAACGTAAGCTTTATAGTTTCTAAAGATGATAAAATAGCTCTAGTTGGAGATAACGAAATAGCTCAAACTACACTATTCAAAATACTTTCTGGAGAAATGGAACCAGACAGTGGAAGCTATAAATGGGGAATAACAATAACAAATGCTTATTTTCCAAAAGATAATTCAGAGTACTTCAATGACTGTGATTTAAGTTTAGTTGATTGGCTTCGACAGTATTCAGAAGAGAAATCCGAAACTTATATAAGAGGTTTTTTAGGAAGGATGCTTTTCTCTGGAGAAGAAGCGCTTAAAAAAGCGAGTGTTCTATCTGGAGGCGAAAAAGTAAGATGTATGCTTGCAAAAACAATGCTTACAAACGCAAACTTTTTAATGTTTGATCAACCAACAAACCATCTTGACCTAGAATCTATAACAGCTTTAAATAATGGTTTAACAAATTATAAGAGTAATTTAATGTTCACATCACACGACCATGAATTTATTCAAACCATAGCAAATAGAATTATAGAAATCACTAACGATGGAATAATTGATAGAAAATGTACTTATGATGAGTACCTTGAAATTCAATAA
- a CDS encoding AEC family transporter: MKFLNNNVLNQVLMLFLMLLVGIYASKMKYIDKKMNAGLSNLLLKITLPLLIINSFITMKFSKSVLNVGEDILLYTLIIHIVLVLFSKFAYMKVNDAQKGISKFVTVFSNSGFMGYPVLRSIYGENGVFYCAIFGIILNLFMFSYGIMALKNTKGNSLKELKRAAVNPSIIATVIGFFIFILKIKLPHLIALSINSVGSMTSPLSMIIVGIMLADINLSDLFKDKLVYILTIVKLLIVPAITFVVLKLLNANQTVIGVIVVLEAMPAASNAAVMSLQYGSDENVALKHIFITTVLSIIIIPLVIKLVV, translated from the coding sequence GTGAAATTCTTGAACAACAACGTGTTAAATCAGGTATTAATGTTATTTTTAATGCTTCTTGTAGGCATATATGCTTCAAAAATGAAGTATATAGATAAAAAAATGAATGCTGGACTAAGTAATCTTTTACTTAAGATAACTCTTCCACTTCTAATAATAAACTCTTTTATAACTATGAAATTTTCAAAGTCTGTATTAAACGTTGGTGAAGATATTCTTTTATACACCCTAATAATTCATATAGTTTTAGTTCTATTTTCTAAATTCGCTTATATGAAAGTTAATGATGCTCAAAAGGGTATCTCAAAGTTTGTAACAGTGTTTTCGAACTCTGGTTTTATGGGCTATCCTGTTTTAAGAAGTATTTATGGCGAAAACGGTGTATTTTACTGTGCTATCTTTGGTATAATTTTAAACCTCTTTATGTTCAGTTATGGAATAATGGCTTTAAAAAACACAAAAGGCAATTCTCTAAAAGAATTAAAAAGAGCTGCTGTTAACCCATCAATTATAGCTACTGTTATTGGCTTTTTTATATTTATTCTAAAAATAAAGCTTCCTCACTTAATAGCTCTAAGCATTAATTCCGTAGGCTCCATGACCTCTCCTCTATCAATGATAATTGTTGGAATAATGCTAGCTGATATTAATTTATCAGATTTATTTAAAGACAAATTAGTTTACATACTAACGATAGTTAAGCTTTTAATTGTACCAGCCATAACTTTTGTGGTTTTAAAACTCTTAAACGCAAATCAAACAGTCATAGGTGTAATAGTTGTACTTGAGGCAATGCCAGCTGCTTCTAATGCTGCTGTAATGAGTCTCCAGTATGGCAGTGATGAGAATGTAGCCTTGAAACATATTTTTATAACCACAGTATTATCCATAATAATCATACCTTTGGTAATTAAATTAGTAGTATAA